A single Streptomyces sp. Edi2 DNA region contains:
- a CDS encoding exonuclease domain-containing protein, producing MPCWYDGPLAAFDTETTGIDVERDRIVSAALVVQETPRSAPRITRWLINPGVDIPEAATAVHGLTGDHLALHGRWPAPVLEEVARALAAQSMAGRPLVVMNAPFDLTLLERELKRHRASSLAAYLGGHPLRILDPRVLDKHLDRYRKGRRTLTDLCAHYEVELTDAHEAAADALAALRVVRALGHRFAERLEGLHPAELHTRQAVWYAAQARGLQAWFERSGNPETVDPHWPLRPELPAAA from the coding sequence ATGCCGTGCTGGTATGACGGACCGCTTGCCGCCTTCGACACCGAGACCACGGGCATCGACGTCGAGCGCGACCGCATCGTCTCCGCCGCCCTGGTGGTCCAGGAGACACCGCGTTCCGCGCCCCGGATCACCCGGTGGCTGATCAACCCGGGCGTCGACATACCCGAGGCCGCCACGGCGGTGCACGGCCTGACGGGAGACCATCTCGCACTGCACGGCCGCTGGCCCGCGCCGGTGCTGGAGGAGGTCGCGCGCGCCCTGGCTGCCCAGTCGATGGCGGGCCGCCCGCTGGTCGTGATGAACGCCCCGTTCGACCTCACGCTCCTGGAGCGCGAGTTGAAGCGGCACCGCGCCAGCTCGCTCGCCGCCTACCTGGGGGGCCATCCGCTGCGCATCCTCGATCCCCGCGTCCTCGACAAGCACCTGGATCGCTACCGCAAGGGCCGCCGTACGCTCACCGATCTGTGCGCCCACTACGAGGTCGAGCTGACGGACGCCCACGAGGCGGCCGCCGACGCGCTCGCCGCGCTACGCGTCGTCCGGGCCCTGGGCCATCGCTTTGCGGAGCGCCTGGAGGGGCTGCACCCGGCGGAGCTGCACACCCGCCAGGCCGTCTGGTACGCCGCCCAGGCGCGTGGCCTGCAGGCGTGGTTCGAGCGCAGCGGCAACCCCGAAACCGTTGATCCGCATTGGCCGCTGCGTCCCGAACTCCCCGCCGCGGCCTGA
- a CDS encoding SRPBCC family protein: MPARSRRLHRYRFRTVWLLNAPPTVVYAVLERAEAYPRWWPQVREVNPLDDRSGIARFRSVLPYDLTVVASERVRDPGAGVLEIGMRGDLAGWARWTVVPGAGGTRAVFEQDVEVCKPLLRRIALLGRPVFVANHALMMRSGRRGLAAWLARG; the protein is encoded by the coding sequence ATGCCCGCCCGGTCACGCCGACTGCACCGCTACCGCTTCCGCACCGTCTGGCTGCTCAACGCCCCGCCGACCGTCGTCTACGCCGTCCTCGAACGCGCCGAGGCCTACCCCCGGTGGTGGCCGCAGGTCCGCGAGGTGAACCCGCTCGACGACCGCAGCGGTATCGCCCGCTTCCGTTCGGTGCTGCCGTACGACCTGACGGTCGTGGCGAGCGAGCGCGTACGGGACCCCGGTGCGGGGGTGCTGGAGATAGGGATGCGCGGCGATCTGGCCGGCTGGGCGCGCTGGACGGTGGTGCCCGGGGCCGGCGGCACCCGCGCCGTCTTCGAGCAGGACGTCGAGGTCTGCAAGCCGCTGCTGCGGCGGATCGCGCTGTTGGGCCGGCCGGTCTTCGTCGCCAATCACGCGCTGATGATGCGGTCCGGGCGCCGCGGGCTCGCCGCCTGGCTGGCCCGCGGATGA
- a CDS encoding polysaccharide deacetylase family protein has protein sequence MLRAAASAAAAGALVSGCDPHRDDDSGAVRSGGPSPSGAGSSAAGHAPPARARTARPPARVPGLPVQIAHGPRNGRAVALTFHGRGDPKRATALLTEAERAGARVTVLAVGDWLDEQPAMARRILDGGHELGNHTLHHRNICALPAAEAYAEITGCADRLRALTGTIGSWFRPSQAQRATDLVTGLARKAGYPHVLSYDVDSLDANDPGAPAVRRTVLDAVGPGSIVSLHLGHAGTVAALPPILDGLRRRGLRAVTTTELVT, from the coding sequence GTGCTGCGCGCGGCAGCCTCGGCCGCGGCCGCCGGAGCACTGGTGTCGGGCTGCGACCCGCACCGCGACGACGACTCCGGCGCCGTACGGTCCGGCGGGCCGAGCCCTTCCGGTGCGGGCTCTTCCGCTGCGGGGCATGCGCCACCCGCCCGGGCCCGCACCGCCCGGCCGCCGGCCCGGGTGCCCGGCCTGCCCGTGCAGATCGCGCACGGGCCGCGGAACGGCCGTGCGGTCGCGCTGACCTTCCACGGCAGGGGCGACCCCAAGAGGGCCACCGCCCTGCTCACCGAGGCCGAGCGGGCCGGCGCCCGCGTCACGGTGCTCGCCGTCGGCGACTGGCTCGACGAGCAGCCCGCGATGGCCCGCCGGATCCTCGACGGCGGCCATGAGCTGGGCAATCACACCCTCCACCACCGCAACATCTGCGCCCTGCCGGCCGCCGAGGCCTACGCCGAGATCACCGGGTGCGCCGACCGGCTGCGCGCCCTCACCGGGACCATCGGCAGCTGGTTCCGCCCCTCGCAGGCCCAGCGCGCCACGGACCTGGTAACCGGGCTGGCCCGCAAGGCCGGCTATCCGCATGTCCTCTCCTACGACGTGGACTCCCTCGACGCGAACGACCCCGGAGCACCGGCCGTCCGGCGCACGGTCCTGGACGCGGTCGGGCCGGGCTCGATCGTGAGCCTCCACCTCGGGCACGCCGGCACGGTGGCGGCGCTGCCCCCGATCCTCGACGGCCTCCGCCGGCGCGGTCTGCGCGCGGTGACGACAACGGAGCTAGTGACCTGA
- the pgsA gene encoding phosphatidylinositol phosphate synthase: MLNKYARAFFTRVLTPFAALLIRIGVSPDAVTLVGTGGVVAGALVFYPLGEFFWGTVVITLFVFSDLVDGNMARQLGRSSRWGAFLDSTLDRVADSAIFGGLALWYAGRGDSLILCAMAIFCLASGQVVSYTKARGEAIGLPVNVNGLVERAERLVITLVACGLSGLHAFGVPGVEVLLPIALWIVGVGSAVTLGQRVVTVRRESAEADAMAQGGTGV; this comes from the coding sequence ATGCTGAACAAGTACGCGCGTGCGTTCTTCACGCGTGTTCTCACGCCGTTCGCCGCCCTGCTCATCCGTATCGGCGTCAGCCCGGACGCGGTCACTCTCGTCGGCACCGGGGGCGTGGTGGCCGGCGCTCTGGTCTTCTACCCCCTGGGGGAGTTCTTCTGGGGCACGGTCGTCATCACCCTGTTCGTCTTCTCCGACCTGGTCGACGGCAACATGGCACGACAGCTGGGGCGCTCCAGCCGGTGGGGGGCCTTCCTCGACTCCACCCTCGACCGGGTCGCCGATTCGGCGATCTTCGGCGGGCTCGCGCTCTGGTACGCGGGGCGCGGCGACAGCCTGATCCTCTGCGCGATGGCGATCTTCTGCCTCGCCAGCGGCCAGGTGGTCTCGTACACCAAGGCGCGTGGCGAGGCCATCGGGCTGCCGGTGAACGTCAACGGGCTGGTGGAGCGCGCCGAGCGGCTGGTCATCACGCTGGTCGCCTGCGGGTTGTCGGGTCTGCACGCCTTCGGGGTGCCCGGTGTCGAGGTGCTGCTGCCGATCGCTCTGTGGATCGTCGGCGTCGGCAGCGCCGTCACCCTCGGCCAGCGTGTGGTGACGGTACGACGGGAGTCGGCCGAGGCCGACGCCATGGCACAAGGGGGAACGGGCGTATGA
- a CDS encoding HIT domain-containing protein, with protein sequence MLARMTSEPEQQIGVGTQDAFQRLWTPHRMAYIQGENKPTGPGAGDGCPFCTIPAKSDEDGLVIARGEYVYAVLNLYPYNGGHLMIVPFRHVADYTELDGPETAELAELTKRAMTALRTASGAHGFNIGMNQGGVAGAGIAAHLHQHVVPRWGGDTNFMPVVGHTKVLPQLLADTRAMLADAWPV encoded by the coding sequence ATGCTGGCCCGTATGACAAGCGAGCCGGAGCAGCAGATCGGAGTCGGGACGCAGGACGCTTTCCAGCGTCTGTGGACGCCCCACCGGATGGCTTACATCCAGGGCGAGAACAAACCGACCGGCCCGGGGGCGGGCGACGGCTGTCCGTTCTGCACGATCCCCGCGAAGTCGGACGAGGACGGTCTGGTGATCGCGCGCGGCGAGTACGTCTATGCGGTGCTGAATCTCTACCCGTACAACGGCGGTCACCTCATGATCGTCCCGTTCCGGCACGTCGCCGACTACACGGAGCTGGACGGGCCGGAGACCGCGGAGCTGGCCGAGCTGACCAAGCGGGCGATGACCGCGCTGCGCACCGCCTCCGGGGCGCACGGCTTCAACATCGGGATGAACCAGGGCGGCGTCGCCGGTGCCGGGATCGCGGCCCACCTCCATCAGCATGTCGTCCCGCGCTGGGGCGGCGACACCAACTTCATGCCGGTGGTCGGTCACACCAAGGTGCTGCCCCAACTCCTCGCCGACACCCGGGCGATGCTCGCGGACGCCTGGCCGGTCTAG
- a CDS encoding phosphatidylinositol mannoside acyltransferase: MSPLSMRRPRLDTEKLADALYALGWSTVKKLPEGVATGLGRRIADTVWKRRGKGVLRLEANLARVVPDATPQRLAELSRAGMRSYMRYWMESFRLPAWSKDRIRGGFTPEDVHHLVDGLASDRGVILALPHMGNYDLAGAWVTTKLGVPFTTVAQRLKPESLYDRFVAYREGLGMEVLPHTGGSAFGTLARRLRAGGLVCLVADRDLSASGIEVKFFGEAAKMPAGPAVLALQTGAMLLPVTLWFDDTAVMRGRVHPEIEAPETGTRAEKAAQMTQALADAFASGITDHPEDWHMLQRLWLADLEPREQSGAPGGTAASGTETA; encoded by the coding sequence ATGAGTCCACTCAGCATGCGCCGGCCGCGGCTGGACACCGAAAAACTGGCGGACGCGCTCTACGCGCTGGGCTGGAGCACCGTCAAGAAGCTGCCCGAGGGCGTGGCCACAGGGCTCGGCCGCCGGATCGCCGACACCGTCTGGAAGCGCCGCGGCAAGGGCGTCCTGCGGCTGGAGGCGAACCTCGCCCGGGTCGTCCCGGACGCTACCCCGCAGCGGCTCGCCGAGCTCTCCCGGGCCGGGATGCGCTCGTACATGCGCTACTGGATGGAGTCCTTCCGGCTGCCTGCCTGGAGCAAGGACCGGATAAGGGGCGGCTTCACGCCCGAGGACGTGCACCACCTGGTGGACGGGCTCGCGAGCGACCGCGGTGTCATCCTCGCCCTGCCGCACATGGGCAACTACGACCTCGCCGGTGCCTGGGTCACCACCAAGCTCGGTGTCCCCTTCACCACCGTCGCCCAGCGCCTCAAGCCGGAATCCCTCTACGACCGTTTCGTCGCCTACCGCGAGGGCCTGGGCATGGAGGTGCTGCCGCACACCGGCGGCTCCGCCTTCGGCACGCTCGCCCGGCGGCTGCGGGCCGGCGGTCTGGTCTGCCTGGTCGCCGACCGCGATCTGTCCGCCTCCGGGATAGAGGTCAAGTTCTTCGGGGAGGCGGCGAAGATGCCGGCCGGTCCCGCGGTGCTCGCCCTCCAGACCGGTGCGATGCTGCTGCCCGTCACGCTCTGGTTCGACGACACCGCCGTCATGCGCGGCCGGGTCCACCCCGAGATCGAGGCCCCGGAGACCGGTACCCGTGCCGAGAAAGCTGCCCAGATGACCCAGGCGCTCGCCGACGCCTTCGCCTCCGGCATCACCGACCACCCCGAGGACTGGCACATGCTGCAGCGGCTCTGGCTCGCCGACCTGGAGCCGCGCGAGCAGTCCGGCGCCCCGGGCGGCACCGCGGCGTCCGGAACGGAGACCGCGTGA
- a CDS encoding elongation factor G-like protein EF-G2, which produces MSEKSSTHPRAAGRAPTAGQPTALRNVVLVGHSGSGKTTLVEALALASGAVNRAGRVEDGGCLSDYDEIEHRQQRSVQLSLVPVDWGGVKINILDTPGYADFVGELRAGLRAADAALFVVSAADGVAGATRMVWDECAAVGMPRALVVTHLEASRSDFDEMTELCRASFGGEDPDAVVPLYLPLYGTPGADGHSPVHGLIGLLTRRVFDYSSGERTERAPTEDELPQIEAARNRLIEAIIAESEDESLMDRYLGGEEIDVKTLIGDLETAVARGTFHPVLAAAPAAEGSKQGLGTVELLELISGGFPTPAEREAPAVTRPDGTPRPALSCDPDGPLAAEVVKTSSDPYVGRISLVRVFSGTLRPDEMVHVSGHGLEDRGHEDHDVDERVGALSTPFGKQQRPLPQAIAGDLACVAKLTRAETGDTLSGKDDPLLMAPWTMPDPLLPVAIQAHSKADEDKLSQGLARLVAEDPTMRLEHNQATHQVVLWCLGEAHVDVALERLRARYGVQVDTVPHKVSLRETFGAPAAGRGRHVKQSGGHGQFAICEIEIEPLPGGSGIEFVDKVVGGAVPRQFIPSVEKGVRAQAERGVAAGHPLVDIRVTLLDGKAHSVDSSDAAFQTAGALALREAAGEVRVDLLEPVSEVSVMVPDDFVGQVMSDLSGRRGRVVGTEQSGAGRTVVRAEVPEIEIDRYAVDLRSLSHGTGRFSRAHLRHEPMPPQLADKWREQAENGA; this is translated from the coding sequence ATGAGCGAGAAATCGAGTACACACCCGCGAGCCGCCGGCAGGGCACCAACGGCCGGCCAGCCCACGGCCCTGCGGAATGTGGTGTTGGTCGGCCACTCCGGATCGGGAAAGACCACCCTGGTCGAAGCCCTCGCGCTGGCATCCGGCGCGGTCAACCGGGCGGGCCGGGTCGAGGACGGCGGGTGTCTGTCGGACTACGACGAGATCGAACACCGCCAGCAACGCTCCGTACAGCTCTCCCTGGTCCCGGTGGACTGGGGCGGAGTCAAGATCAATATCTTGGACACCCCCGGATACGCCGATTTCGTCGGGGAACTCAGGGCCGGTCTGCGCGCAGCGGACGCGGCCCTTTTCGTTGTCTCGGCGGCCGACGGCGTGGCCGGGGCGACCCGGATGGTCTGGGACGAGTGCGCGGCCGTCGGCATGCCGCGCGCGCTGGTCGTCACGCACCTGGAGGCGTCCCGCTCCGACTTCGACGAGATGACCGAGCTCTGCCGGGCCTCGTTCGGCGGCGAGGACCCGGACGCCGTCGTGCCCCTCTACCTCCCGCTGTACGGGACACCCGGCGCCGACGGCCACTCCCCTGTGCACGGCCTGATCGGCCTGCTCACCCGGAGGGTCTTCGACTACTCCTCCGGCGAGCGCACCGAGCGCGCCCCCACCGAGGACGAGCTGCCGCAGATCGAGGCGGCCCGCAACCGCCTCATCGAGGCGATCATCGCCGAGAGCGAGGACGAGTCCTTGATGGACCGCTACCTCGGTGGCGAGGAGATCGACGTCAAGACCCTGATCGGGGACCTGGAGACGGCGGTTGCCCGCGGCACCTTCCACCCCGTCCTGGCCGCGGCCCCGGCCGCCGAGGGTTCCAAACAGGGGCTGGGCACCGTGGAGCTGCTGGAGCTGATCAGCGGCGGCTTCCCGACCCCCGCGGAGCGCGAGGCACCCGCCGTGACCCGCCCGGACGGCACCCCGCGCCCGGCGCTGAGCTGCGACCCCGACGGCCCGCTCGCGGCGGAGGTGGTCAAGACCTCCTCCGACCCGTATGTCGGCCGGATCTCCCTCGTACGCGTCTTCTCCGGCACTCTGCGCCCGGACGAGATGGTGCATGTCTCCGGCCACGGGCTGGAGGACCGGGGGCACGAGGACCACGACGTCGACGAACGGGTCGGGGCGCTGTCCACCCCGTTCGGCAAGCAGCAGCGCCCGCTGCCCCAGGCCATCGCCGGCGATCTGGCCTGTGTGGCGAAGCTGACCCGCGCCGAGACCGGCGACACCCTGTCCGGCAAGGACGACCCGCTGCTGATGGCGCCCTGGACGATGCCCGACCCGCTGCTGCCGGTCGCCATCCAGGCGCACAGCAAGGCCGACGAGGACAAGCTGTCGCAGGGCCTGGCCCGCCTGGTCGCGGAGGACCCGACGATGCGCCTGGAGCACAATCAGGCCACCCATCAGGTGGTCCTGTGGTGCCTGGGCGAGGCACATGTCGATGTCGCGCTGGAGCGGCTGCGGGCCCGCTACGGCGTCCAGGTGGACACCGTGCCGCACAAGGTGTCGCTGCGGGAGACCTTCGGCGCCCCCGCCGCGGGCCGTGGACGCCATGTGAAACAGTCCGGCGGGCACGGCCAGTTCGCGATCTGCGAGATCGAGATCGAACCGCTGCCGGGCGGCTCCGGCATCGAGTTCGTCGACAAGGTCGTGGGCGGCGCGGTACCCCGGCAGTTCATCCCCTCCGTGGAGAAGGGCGTACGCGCCCAGGCCGAACGCGGGGTCGCCGCCGGACATCCGCTCGTCGACATCCGCGTCACGCTGCTCGACGGCAAGGCGCACTCGGTCGACTCCTCGGACGCCGCGTTCCAGACGGCGGGCGCGCTGGCGCTGCGCGAGGCGGCCGGTGAGGTCCGGGTCGATCTCCTCGAACCGGTGTCCGAGGTGAGCGTGATGGTTCCGGACGATTTCGTCGGCCAGGTGATGAGCGATCTGTCGGGGCGCCGGGGCCGGGTCGTGGGCACGGAGCAGTCAGGGGCAGGGCGCACGGTGGTGCGCGCCGAGGTGCCCGAGATCGAGATCGACCGGTACGCCGTCGATCTGCGCTCCCTCTCGCACGGCACCGGGCGGTTCTCCCGCGCTCACCTGCGGCATGAGCCGATGCCGCCGCAGCTCGCCGACAAGTGGCGGGAACAAGCCGAGAACGGCGCATAG
- a CDS encoding ion channel translates to MDREQRLRAWERTAQPYLLAASLLFLASYTVRVLVPGLSPGWKTWWELVTVVTWSIFVVEYLARLALSNDRRHFLRTRWLDLIVTVLPLLRPLRIVDMHERMQRRRDHPRLVLESRVMAYTGITALLLGFAASLAVYHDERAAPGANIHTFGDAVWWACSTLTTTGYGDATPVTPRGRLVAVALMFVGVALVGAVVGSFSSWLLRRFRQDGET, encoded by the coding sequence GTGGACAGGGAACAGCGGCTGCGGGCCTGGGAACGAACCGCCCAGCCCTATCTCCTTGCCGCCTCCCTCCTCTTCCTCGCCTCGTACACGGTCCGGGTCCTGGTACCCGGCCTCTCCCCCGGCTGGAAAACCTGGTGGGAACTGGTCACCGTCGTCACCTGGAGCATCTTCGTCGTCGAATATCTGGCCCGGCTGGCGCTCAGCAACGACCGGCGGCACTTCCTGCGCACCCGCTGGCTGGATCTGATCGTGACCGTACTGCCCCTGCTGCGGCCCCTGCGGATCGTCGACATGCACGAGCGGATGCAGCGGCGTCGGGACCATCCACGGCTCGTCCTCGAATCACGGGTGATGGCGTACACCGGGATCACCGCGCTGCTGCTGGGGTTCGCGGCCAGCCTGGCCGTTTACCACGACGAGCGCGCGGCCCCGGGCGCGAACATCCACACCTTCGGGGACGCGGTGTGGTGGGCCTGCTCGACGCTGACGACCACGGGGTACGGCGACGCCACGCCCGTCACCCCGCGCGGCCGGCTGGTCGCGGTGGCGCTGATGTTCGTCGGGGTGGCGCTGGTCGGAGCGGTGGTGGGCTCCTTCTCCTCCTGGCTGCTGCGCCGCTTCCGGCAGGACGGCGAGACATGA
- a CDS encoding DUF4365 domain-containing protein, whose product MTLAQPEPGGLLPQLTTPQRGGLATTACMETLQVGYLHAVAAAAGCSLAQPFPDNGIDWHVSHGAPGHTVDDEVTIKVQLKCTYQTAPRPPGPTFAFTLDNAHLVKLARTPVSVHKILVVMLVPRNQEDWLRASHDRLALRHCCYWINLAGHPVTGRRRTTVRIPTARIFDDRALCEIMTRVGAGGRP is encoded by the coding sequence ATGACGCTCGCGCAGCCCGAACCGGGCGGGCTGCTGCCTCAGCTGACCACACCGCAGCGCGGCGGACTCGCCACCACTGCGTGCATGGAGACCCTTCAGGTGGGTTATCTGCACGCGGTCGCCGCCGCCGCGGGATGTTCGCTGGCGCAGCCCTTCCCGGACAACGGAATCGACTGGCACGTCAGTCATGGCGCGCCAGGCCACACCGTCGACGACGAAGTCACCATCAAGGTGCAGCTCAAGTGCACCTACCAGACCGCTCCCCGCCCGCCGGGGCCGACCTTCGCCTTCACGCTCGACAACGCCCACCTGGTGAAGCTGGCCCGTACGCCCGTATCGGTGCACAAGATCCTGGTCGTGATGCTGGTCCCGCGGAACCAGGAGGACTGGCTGCGGGCCTCCCACGACCGTCTCGCGCTCCGGCACTGCTGCTACTGGATCAACCTGGCCGGTCATCCGGTGACCGGCCGGCGCAGGACCACCGTGCGGATCCCGACCGCGCGGATCTTCGACGACCGTGCGCTCTGCGAGATCATGACGCGGGTCGGGGCGGGAGGGAGACCTTGA
- the thrS gene encoding threonine--tRNA ligase has protein sequence MSDVRVTIQRDSERDERVVTTGTTAADLFQGERSVVAARVAGELKDLAYEVADGDAVEPVEISSEDGLNILRHSTAHVMAQAVQELFPEAKLGIGPPVKDGFYYDFDVETPFHPDDLKRIEKKMQEIQKRGQKFARRAVSDDAAREELADEPYKLELIGIKGSAAEAAEGASAEVGAGELTIYDNLDAKTGELCWKDLCRGPHLPSTRAIPAFKLMRSAAAYWRGSEKNKQLQRIYGTAWPTKDELKAHLEFLAEAEKRDHRKLGAELDLFSVPEEIGSGLAVFHPKGGIIRRVMEDYSRRRHEESGYEFVYTPHATKGKLFEKSGHLDWYADGMYPPMQLDEGVDYYLKPMNCPMHNLIFDARGRSYRELPLRLFEFGTVYRYEKSGVVHGLTRARGFTQDDAHIYCTKEQMADELDATLTFVLDLLRDYGLTDFYLELSTKDPEKFVGTDEAWDEATETLRKVAEKQGLPLVPDPGGAAFYGPKISVQTKDAIGRTWQMSTVQLDFNLPERFDLEYTAADGSKQRPVMIHRALFGSIERFFAVLLEHYAGAFPAWLAPVQATGIPIGDAHVPYLQDFAAQAKAKGLRIEVDSSSDRMQKKIRNAQKAKVPFMIIAGDEDVANGAVSFRYRDGSQKNGIPRDEAIAEILGVVERRVQV, from the coding sequence GTGTCAGACGTCCGTGTGACCATCCAACGCGATTCCGAGCGGGATGAACGCGTGGTGACCACGGGCACTACGGCCGCCGACCTCTTCCAGGGCGAGCGCAGCGTCGTGGCAGCGCGGGTCGCCGGAGAGCTGAAGGACCTGGCGTACGAGGTCGCCGACGGCGACGCGGTCGAGCCCGTGGAGATCTCCTCCGAGGACGGTCTGAACATCCTGCGGCACTCCACCGCGCATGTGATGGCGCAGGCCGTGCAGGAGCTGTTCCCGGAGGCGAAGCTCGGCATCGGTCCGCCGGTCAAGGACGGCTTCTACTACGACTTCGACGTCGAGACCCCGTTCCACCCCGACGATCTCAAGCGCATCGAGAAGAAGATGCAGGAGATCCAGAAGCGCGGGCAGAAGTTCGCGCGCCGGGCGGTCAGCGATGACGCCGCGCGCGAGGAGCTGGCCGACGAGCCGTACAAGCTCGAGCTGATCGGGATCAAGGGCTCGGCCGCGGAGGCCGCCGAGGGGGCCTCCGCCGAGGTGGGCGCCGGCGAGCTCACCATCTACGACAACCTCGACGCCAAGACCGGCGAGCTGTGCTGGAAGGACCTGTGCCGCGGTCCGCACCTCCCCAGCACCCGCGCCATCCCGGCGTTCAAGCTGATGCGCTCGGCCGCCGCCTACTGGCGCGGCAGCGAGAAGAACAAGCAGCTGCAGCGGATCTACGGCACCGCCTGGCCGACCAAGGACGAGCTCAAGGCGCATCTGGAGTTCCTGGCCGAGGCCGAGAAGCGCGACCACCGCAAGCTCGGTGCCGAGCTCGACCTGTTCTCCGTTCCCGAGGAGATCGGCTCGGGCCTGGCGGTCTTCCACCCCAAGGGCGGCATCATCCGCCGGGTCATGGAGGACTACTCCCGCCGGCGTCACGAGGAGTCGGGGTACGAGTTCGTCTATACCCCGCACGCCACCAAGGGGAAGCTGTTCGAGAAGTCGGGCCACCTGGACTGGTACGCCGACGGCATGTACCCGCCCATGCAGCTCGACGAGGGCGTGGACTACTACCTCAAGCCCATGAACTGCCCGATGCACAACCTGATCTTCGACGCGCGCGGCCGCTCGTACCGTGAACTGCCGCTGCGTCTCTTCGAGTTCGGGACCGTGTACCGCTACGAGAAGTCGGGCGTCGTGCACGGCCTCACCCGTGCCCGCGGCTTCACCCAGGACGACGCGCACATCTACTGCACCAAGGAGCAGATGGCGGACGAGCTGGACGCCACGCTGACCTTCGTGCTCGACCTGCTGCGCGACTACGGTCTGACCGACTTCTACCTGGAGCTGTCCACCAAGGACCCGGAGAAGTTCGTCGGCACCGACGAGGCCTGGGACGAGGCCACCGAGACGCTGCGCAAGGTGGCCGAGAAGCAGGGCCTGCCGCTGGTCCCGGACCCGGGCGGCGCCGCGTTCTACGGCCCCAAGATCTCCGTGCAGACCAAGGATGCCATCGGCCGGACCTGGCAGATGTCGACCGTCCAGCTGGACTTCAACCTGCCGGAGCGCTTCGACCTGGAGTACACCGCCGCCGACGGCAGCAAGCAGCGTCCGGTGATGATCCACCGTGCGCTGTTCGGCTCCATCGAGCGGTTCTTCGCGGTGCTGCTGGAGCACTACGCGGGTGCGTTCCCGGCGTGGCTGGCGCCGGTCCAGGCAACCGGTATCCCGATCGGCGACGCACACGTCCCCTACCTGCAGGACTTCGCCGCGCAGGCCAAGGCCAAGGGTCTGCGGATCGAGGTGGACTCCTCGTCGGACCGGATGCAGAAGAAGATCAGGAACGCGCAGAAGGCCAAGGTGCCGTTCATGATCATCGCTGGTGACGAGGACGTCGCCAACGGCGCGGTTTCCTTCCGCTACCGCGACGGGTCGCAGAAGAACGGCATCCCGCGCGACGAGGCGATCGCCGAGATCCTCGGCGTCGTGGAGCGCCGCGTCCAGGTGTGA